Within the Nicotiana tabacum cultivar K326 chromosome 11, ASM71507v2, whole genome shotgun sequence genome, the region cccttggagtctttccattttatcgtACTGTCAAATATTATTCGAActatattgtatattcgatttttttgagatcatttcatgtattcagttagagtttgtaaCTCAGTATTGCCAATCTTGGGGTGTTGTATCATTATTTCCGCTGTTGGCttcgattatttatttattttttaaaaataacttgaattgtttatgattggtttacttagtcttagagactaagtgccatcaagATGCCTGTTGTGGGATTTTGGGACATGACAGTCAAGGAAAGGGGTGAATTCTTAGATAAGTTTAAtccccccaacgtggcagcccaaaGAGGCATTGATAATGAGTCTTAACTCACAAAACAAGGTAGCACATTTTGGAGGAGCTCTTGGCTAAGTCATCACCTAGTGGGGCCACACCCACTAAGGTAAGACTTCACAAATTCAACAAAAATCATACAAGAATATGATCAAATTCACGAAAGAGAGATATATCTATCTTCATAGCAATGTAAATAGCTTCAGCAAGAGATTCATACGAAACTTCTTAgcataatagcaacgggattttgtgattctaagggtgtacggtgcaatctttctcaagaatatcatacggattcttccctacttcgatccgccgttacgtgtttcgtCGCAATTGACATATCTTAGAGGGatttgtcaagagaatcgactcaggtatgttaaggttatcccttttttctttttggcatgctCCATATGACATAAACAAAACAAGCAAATGTACaacttttataaatgactctactcatagaagtactAGAAGTGCCTACTTATTGATTCCCCGTGTGTCCTATtgttctatcatctattcatgaatcttagaaaatacgtaagttgataaagtttatttcattacattaatcaaaggcataatggtcttatgacgttccgagagattttattgatgtacttctcatgcattacattcatttatagatgtacattgacccataaccagatgacgttatacacgcgtgtatgtatgtatatatatatgtatatgggatatgggaaaagattacgacgttatatatgcatcaccacctaatcagctggtatacgttgatgatttgcccacagcggtcgagatgatatgatgagatgccctcagaggcttgatgatgttatgaatgcatatacctatgcatggtatgacatttatacgcatatgcatgacattataaatattaaatgattcacagagctatgcaggcTTACatattgagtcttttactccatgtttctctcatgtctattatttactgatttttattccttacatacctggtatattatttgtacttaCGTCTCTTTTGCCTAGGGATGATGTGTTTCATTCCCTctagtcccgatagacaggttaagagtcctccaagtaggctatcagctcagcgaaaagtgttggtgcgctccatttactccggagttgcttatttggtcagtatgattagtacatgtattgattggtatggcgcgGACCCGTCCctacctttatgatattatgtactcttagaggcttgtagacagatgtcatgtatatgaaagattgtatggccttatcagcctatgttcagtgtatgagtgatcattttggccttataggtccgtatgtcatatgtataagtttgcatTACACGTTGAGTCATCCTATATCGAGTGTTCACTCATGTTTCACTCTATTTATCTCACATCAGCCTGTCCGTTTTATTTaactatgatagtatgatacgaaagatacgttacgttggtagtcggttgagtaaggtaccaggtgtcCGTCACGGTTcaacggtttgggtcgtgacatttagttttttattttattttagtggtGGTTTTGGTGGTGGATATGGTTGTTATAGCAGTGATAATGGTGGCTAAAGTGGTGACAATGTTGACgcagaagaagaaaggaaacaaaaagaataaggaaagtagaagccaaaagaaagaaaacaaaaacaaaaaataaatgaaataaataatgattaaaaagaaacaaataataGTATTAGTAAAAGAAAATGTATGGCATCATGCGATTGGTGCGTGTgtttcacatatttttgtgaaaCTGATGCTTATGAAAAAAGGAGGAATTTATTTTACTTTAAACAACATTAGGTGGGTCATAGGACTCCCGCAAAGTTAAAGTAAAACGGGGCAACCTTAATAGAGTAATTATGTATTATCCGCACGATTAAACACATAttattatgaaataaaagtaatatAACAAGAGATATGTAGTTAACTAGGACTAATAATAGAAGAGAATGATAACATCAGAAGAGAGgatttatttcttcttttcaaaGTGTATGGAATAAGTTCATTAGTGAACCTATTTATAGGAACATTTCGTTGTTACAAAACCAATCCAAAACCTGTTGAATACATAACCAATCTAAAACTTGTTATGGATACATAACCAGTCCAAAACCTGTTATGGATACATAACCAATCCAAAACCTGTTATGAGAGACATCCATCGTTGCAAGTGGATGGATCCATTTGCAGGATTTATAACACTCATCCTTGGATGTCCACTATCAGaaaatgtgcctcattaaaaccttactaagaaaaatccagtgggaaaaatcttagtaagggaaaaatcttagtaaaggaaaaagagtacatataTCTTGTAATACGCCTTAAGAGTtacctcattaaaaccttaccaGAAAAACCCAAATGGGAGAAAACCTCGGTTaaggaaaagagtacaacgcgtatttctTCCCCTGATAAAAACCTTATTTGATATCTTGGAGCcgcgcattccaatcttgtatctTAACTTCTCAAATGTGATGTCAGCAATGCCTTAATGAACAAATCTatcaaattatcacttgaacgaatttgttgaACATCTAattcaccattcttttgaagatcatgcgtgaaaaagaattttggtaaaatgtgcTTTGTTCCGTCTCCTTTAATATACCCCCTTTTGGGATATCCTTTCCCCATGAAAGATCACATTAGCTCCTGGACATGTTGagttattgatctcaaccaaatGCATTCTCGACTCgcttcatgaataactattatctctgtatgatttgaagaagtagtaaccatagtttgttttattGAACGCCAtaatatgacagtacctccatatgtaaattaTTTATGcatactcttgagaagttatttttcttaatttgcgtaccaaacaccggaaaataaataagattactacttatttttcaaaaaaatacatTTTCCACATTTTCcacattttccgttataccaaacacacccttaaccTTCAACTGCTCTATAAATTCTCAGTGCTCTTCCCTATACAACGTCTTGAAATAGAGATCAAATATCTCCTGCAAAATTTCGGAAACTGACAATACTTAACAATGAAAATTCATGGAAATATAGATTCTTATTCACTTGTAGACAAATTCAAACATGGGTTTAAATCCCATTGGGTCAGTGCTCATGGGGTTCAAGTCTCAGTTGCTGCTACTCTACTAAGTATTGCTGGTTTCATATTTGCAATTAAAGATGTCAAACTCAGAAACTTCATGGTATCAGAGAAACATAGTTCGAAGAGTTATTATTGGACAATACCTGGATTGCAAAATCTTGGAAATAATTGCTTCCTGAATGTTGTTTTACAGGTAAAGatcatattttttaatttaaaaaatctaCTTTTTCTTGAATTTTGTTCTCAATTACTGTAAATAAGAGGTTTTTGATGAATATGCTAAATCCATCTTTTTTTGAGTTGTGTTAATGtggttgttttaattattgtaaataggaGGGTTTTTATGAATATACTTGAAGAAATGTTTAGTTTTTAGCTTGCTATCTGAGTTTTAGCAAATTTATAGTTGGGTTTTTCTGATTGGTTAGTCTTAGTTTTTGTAAGTATGAGGTTTTTTGATGAATATATTTGATAtaagtttgatttttgtttttgtgatCAGGCTTTAGCTAGCTGTAAGAGCTTTAACAAATTTCTTGAGCACGTTGTGGAGGAATATGAGGGTTCATCAATGGAAGGAAGTGGAGACCTGCCAGTTATTGCTGCTTTGGCTTCGCTCATAGAAGGTGAGTTTGAAGTGTGACATTGTAGAATTGGTTGGTAGAACTTGTATGAATAAATGCTGACTTGAGTTCTACTAGAGTGCATACTTGGATACAAATGAAAACGGAGAAAAGCTTGTGCTGTTAGAACTTATAGCCAGGTAGAGGTTAAGCAATAAAGCGTGATGGATTGTGTtaatttcatcttagttaattatggATTGATGAAGCACAGCCAAATATGCACAGAATGGTTATATGTCGAAGGGTGTGGTTGGCACTACCAAGAACAGAATGAACGCTTGTGGTTATATAAAAGACCAAAAAGGTACAAATTGGAATATGTAAACTGTATAGTTTATATCATTCCAGCATTTTATTAAGATAGCCATGGTTTAGGAATTGGCCCTATGTTGTGTATTGATATAAAAAACATACTAGGCACATGGAGGAGGGGGATATTATACCTTACCTCCTCTTACCTACAGGAGAGTGAAGATGTCCACTCTTTTACATTTGTTAGTCCTAAATCAGAGATAATTTTTGCTTCAAGAAATAAACGTGAAGGGTATCCTCCCTATCACAAGTGATATTAACTGTTCAATGAGAAGATTGCTGTGATGTTTTGCAGAATTATGTATTGCACGACATGGAAGAGCTGTTCTAAGTCCACGGAGATTGATGCATACCATGAGTAGTTACATTCCTAATTTCAATCTAACTAGCCAGCAGGTATTTCTTTTCGTTACAGTATGTGGACAATCTTCGTCACTAGTTCTAGTGCATTAACTGACATATTTCTGAAGTGTAGGATGCAGAGGAAGCACTCTCCCGTCTTTTATCTTCTTTAAGAGCCGAATTGTCAGAATCTTATGTTCATGATCACAGCTCTTTGGCGGATGTAACTACACTTCCTAATTGTAGGATTGTTAGGCAGAGGATGGAAGGAGAAAGCGAACAGGAGAGATGGCAGCAAAGTTTTCTTGGGCCTTTTAATGGGATTCTTGGTAGCTTTTTAACCTGCCAAAGTTGTTCGTTTCAGGTTGAATGGTACTTGAAAGAACATTTACAATCATACAATTTTATTATCACACTGCTGTATCCTTCGGCACGTCGTAGAACATGTTTGCTACATGTACAAGGAAGATTCTGTAGTTGCTCTAGCCTAGTCACATGTCTATTAGCCCCACTTACAAGATAATGACATAAACGACAGAACTTTGCCATATATTATGCACAGAGGAAGGGCTAAAAACTATTGAAGAGTGTGATGAGAATATAAGAGTACTTGCACAATCATATCCTCCAAGAAAGTTAAAGAGAAAAGCCAGCAAAACTAGAGACAAAATTATCCAAAACGATTTAATGCGATGGCGTAAAATGTAAAATGGGAGGGTTTAAGTCACGCTGGACGGTAAGTGGGAACACTATTAATCCTCTTGACAGGATGGAGTGGggttgaaaatgttggtttatgtttagtcaacaatggcatgctgaaaatgttggtttatgtttagtcaacaatggcatgccaattagaagagttggtggaaagagttggtgtgaatgctaggaggaagcttcctcctttgatgtcacccatgacatcaagaggaggtagtttgatgtcaccaatgacatcaagaggaggtctttacctctataaatagatgcactccttcacttgtagaaatcatcccaaaataatacaatacattgtagtgagtagagagttaagagagaaattctcttaagtgtaattggaaAATTttcccttcctttgttaatattaaaagggcaattgttctctggtggacgtaggattattttgatccgaaccacgttaaatcttgtgttctttcttttacgtttccgctaacaattggtatcagagcgacaagattctttaacgatccaaggagaaagaacaagcaaatatgagttccatgaagtttgaaattgatagattcaatggacgcaacaacttcaatatctggaagatccagatgatggcgttactgcggagggaaggttcaatccatgctattgacggaaagtatcctacggatatatcagctcccgacaaagagaagattgaaggggatgcattgagtgcaatccaactatcccttgcacctaacgtgctttgtgaagtgagtacgggtaccgaagagacggcCAAACAGTTGTGGGAAAAActagaagggctataccaagaccgatcagtgacaacaagaatgttgttacaacggcgtcttcacacatttaagatggggtcaggtacttcgttacaagatcatttagatgcgtttaataaacttgtcatggacttacagattgcaggaattaaaaggGAGGAGAAGACGCTTGtatgtgctttgctattttcattgacttcaggatatcgtgatattgagaattcaatgatgtatagcaaggagcctgtcaagcttgagcaagtgcggcaggcacttaactctagtgatgtgcggaggcacattgaaggagatagagatgaccaggcaagtggCCTCTTTGTAagaggccggactagccaacagggaaagaccaaatcaaagcacagatcaaagtctcgtgtgaacaagaagaatacagagtgttggggttgtggcaagaaggggcactttgaacgagattgcccaatgtcaaagtccaaggaaaaggcgagtgcatctacagttgaacaggtacataattttgataatgattatgtactaacaacatcgtgtaataataatagtagttatgaaaacaaatgggtgttagactctgcttgtactctgcatatgacgttccgaaaagactggtttagcagctacgagaaaagtggaggaaccgtagtaatgggcaataatgcaacttgtgcaatagttggcattggctcagttcgggttcgctgccatgatggaatcgtgaggactattacacaagtccgtcatgttcctgatctgaagaagaatttgatctccttgggtactctggatgaacaaggctacaggtacatgagcgaagcaggaactatgaaggtgactaaaggttctttagtcatgctgaaaggcaagctggagaacggcctttacacattggccggaagcaccattgttggctctgcaaatgcatctgcagtgcagttatctaatgatgacaaggcaagactatggcacatgagactaggtcatatgagcgcacgtggactggagatgttgagcaatcgtaaacttttggaaggtgagaagatcagcacgcttgacttctgtgagcactgcgttctagggaagcagaagaaggtcagcttcagcactggcaaacacaagacaagaggagtgctagactacatccattcagatttatggggtccttctaaacttccatcgaagggcggaaagaggtatcttctcatttttattgatgatttctcacgaaaggtttgggtgtattttttgaaggcaaaaagtgatgcttttgaagcatttaaagagtggaagattttgattgaaaatcaaatggagcggaaaatcaagtatcttcgcacagacaatggcttggagttttgcaatgaagagtttaatgaattctgcaaggttcatgggatctcaagacataggactgtcaggcataccccacagcagaatggagttgccgagagaatgaacagaactcttcttgaaaaggcttgttgtatgctcctacaagccaaaatgtccaaagtattttgggctgaagcagttcacactgctgctcatattgtcaatcgatctccagcatcggcaattgactttaagactccgaatgaggtatggtcaggtgaaccctctaactattcatacttacgagtatttgggtgtccagcttattatcacgttaatgaaggaaagcttgaaccaagggctaagaaggccatattcgtagggtatgtggatggagtaaaagggtacaaactttggtgtttgtctttactcaaatttatagttagtagagatgtcaccttcgatgaatcctctatacttgatccccgtaaagtttccgtggagttttcaggaaacaagaacaacgagcaggtggagcttccggtggagcttgccaaggaaaaggatcaagagactcaggttaaagatgagtcagaagatgtaggcgttgaagaacttgctgtcaatgaaccatacacaattgcgaaggggagggagaagaggcagacacgagaaccggaacgccttataaatcaagcaaacttgattgcatatgcgttcgtagctgcacaagaagagattaaagatctggagccctcctcgtatattgaagcaacttcttgcaaggatgccgcacaatggcggttagccatgactgaagagatggagtctcttcacaagaatcagacatgggtcttagtgaaaagacaaaaggggaagaggacagttggatgcaagtgggtctaccgaaagaaagagggaattcctgaagtggaagatgctaggttcaaggcgagattggttgcaaaaggtttcagccaaaaggagggaattgactacaatgagattttctctccggtcgtgaagcatagctcaattcgcgtgctactagcattggttgcacaatttgacttggagcttcaacagcttgatgtcaaaactgctttcttacacggtgatctagaagagacaatctatatggatcaacctgaaggtttcctagctgagggaaaagaagatcacgtatgccaactaaagaagtctttgtatggtttgaagcaatcccctagacagtggtacaagaggtttgatgcattcatgactacacatgaattctcaaggagtgcatttgatagttgtgtgtatcacaagaagatgtctggtaactcaatgatttatttactgttgtatgttgatgatatgcttattgctgctaacaacattacagagataaatgctttgaagaaactattgagtaaggaatttgacatgaaggatttaggagctgcaaagaaaatccttggtatggagatttcaagagaagacgatgttgtacatctttctcagaagaggtatattgaaagggttctcgaaagattcaatatgcaaacgtgcaagcctgtaagtacaccattagctcctcattttaaactttcagagtcacaaatgcctcagtccgaggatgaggtggagcatatgtcaaagattccttatgccagtgcagttggtagtattatgtatgctatggtatgcacacgtccagatattgctcaatctgtaagtgtggtaagtagatacatgtccaacccaggaaagaggcattgggaagctgtcaagtggatattaagatatctcaaaggagcttctggtgttggtcttacctttcgaaaaagtggtacaggtatttcaattctcggttatgtggattctgactatgcaggagatcttgatagaagaaggtccacaactggatacatctttaccctcgttggcagtgccgtcagttggaagtcgactttgcagtcgattgtcgctttgtctacgacagaagcagaatacatggcagcagcggaggcggtaaaggaagctatctggttgaaaagtttagtagcggaattgagtttggttcagctggaatcaactcttagatgtgatagtcagagtgctattcatctaatgaaaaatcagagatttcatgagcgcactaaacacattgatgtcagatttcattttattcgagatgttattgatgagggaactatcaaggtcgtgaaggttatcacagacgataatgctgcagacatgttgaccaagatagtcccgctcgctaagtttgcacattgcaaggacttggcgggggtgtgcatcaactgatgcaactccgaagagaacagttgctaggtggaggtggtatgttcaacaatggtttgattcttcttgtttcttacaacggggttgcccagtaagcttagaagttttggccagagttgttcacacgctcgaaacgcaaactaaggtggagattgaaaatgttggtttatgtttagtcaacaatggcatgctgaaaatgttggtttatgtttagtcaacaatggcatgccaattggaagagttggtggaaagagttggtgtggatgctaggaggaagcttcctcctttgatgtcatgggtgacatcaagaggaggtagtttgatgtcaccaatgacatcaagaggaggtctttacctctataaatagatgcactccttcacttgtaaaaatcatcccaaaataatacaatacattgtagtgagtagagagttaagagagaaattctctcaagtgtaattgggaaatctccccttcctttgttaatattaaaagggcaattgttctctggtggacgtaggattattttgatccgaaccacgttaaatcttgtgttctttcttttacgtttctgCTAATAGGGGTAAAAAAAAAAGACTACACGTGAGTTTCAAGGTTGGACCTTTTACTTTGTAAAGTAAGCTGTAAATAAGTGATATTTTGTATTCATTAATATGCTCTGTTTAGTTTGGGTTTGCGCTTTATCTTCTGGATCTTCATTCATGAATTGATTTATTCATATTTTGTTGTTTCTCTTCAGATCTCTTTGGATTTTCAGTTGTTCCATAGCTTGCATCTTGTGCCAGTGTTAAGCATTGTTGGGGCCACTGTACGTTAAAAAACTCTATTGTCTTGTATCTaattatttatgtgccttacttGATTCCATATTAATGGTGATTTCTTCTGCAAATAAAATGTTAGATGCCTGGGTGTTCCGTGGAGCATTGCCTGAAGCAGTTCTTTGTTGCAGAACAACTCGAAAACTATAAGTGCAGCCACTGTTGGCATATTGCTGCCGTAAAGTTTGTCTCTGCCATGGATGAAAATGAGGTAATCTTGGTTAAGAGATCTTAGTTTAGCATACTATCTTAACCTTGAAGTTTGTGGCTATAGTCTATAGGTTCAAACGAGCTTATACAGCCTAGGCAACATTTCTATAATATTCCTCCATTTGGCTGGAATTTGGTCACTGATTTCCCTCTGAGGTTTTTGTTGTTTAACAAATTGTGGTCCTTTTCTAGTAGCTGATAACTAGAAGCAATTTGTTCTTAGGCTATTGTTGAAAAACTTAAGCTGTGCAATGAGGAAGATTCCTGTGATTGCAAAGAGCTACCATGCCTTGCAAGATTACCATGGTCCAATAGCTTCTCACGCACTTTCAAGCAACTCAGTATTGGCCGGAGTCCTAAGGTATGCTTGTTGGTCCATTTTCTTCAAGTAAGAATTGAAGGTGCTAAAAACAGGTTATTTACTTCGTTGAAAGGATTGACCACATAGCTGTCAACAAAATCAAAAGGGAGGAAAATAAGGGGCGGGCAAGGAATAACATGCTTCTCGATATCCAAATATGCTTTAATTTTAAGACTTGGTGCTTCAGCTCTTTGTCATTTAATGGTTTCGTCTGTATTGCCATTTTTTGACTTCTTGCATCTGCTTACAGTTGTGCCACCTTGCAGGTTCTATGTCTTCATTTACAACGTGCTTCTATAAATGTATTTGGAGAACTGGTCAAACTTCAGGTACCGATATTTCTGCATAAGGGTTTTATTCTTTTGAtaagtaaataaattttattagaACAAGAACACCCCAAATGAGGTAAAATTGTACCTTTTAtcaaataaaagaggaaaaataaGGAACATCCACAGAGAAGGTTCTGGTAGGCAGCATAGTGTACTCGACCATAGATGATGGTCTCAAACTACAATTTTATCCACTGTTTTAGATTTTCCATTCACCTATTTCTATCATAGTTGATATTGCACTTCAACCTTTTTAATTCTTGTTCTTGTTGATTACTTCCCCTCTTTTTTGTTTGACACTCTTTTAGGTTCAATTATGCAGCCACCTATTTTCTGGGTGTGAAGATCGAGTATTAGGGTGGAGGGTTAGTAGGTAGTCGTGCGTTTTTCTGTCCATACTAGTTGTATTAGTGTTAGTATGTGCTTTCTTATTTTTTAGATTTCTCCCACTGCTTGCTGTCTCTTTCGATTCGGTTTTCTTGTTATCTTGCTGGTGTTTATGGTGCTACTGCTTTTTTATCTTtctttgagtcgagggtctatcggaaacaacctctctaccttcccAAGGTGGgagtaaggtctacgtacacactaccctccccagacctcacttgggggattacactgggtttattgttgttgttattgcatCACTGATTCCCTGCCTGTCCTCATCAGATCTCCTGAGATACCTATGAACTTTTCAAGTC harbors:
- the LOC107827692 gene encoding ubiquitin carboxyl-terminal hydrolase 27 isoform X2, coding for MKIHGNIDSYSLVDKFKHGFKSHWVSAHGVQVSVAATLLSIAGFIFAIKDVKLRNFMVSEKHSSKSYYWTIPGLQNLGNNCFLNVVLQALASCKSFNKFLEHVVEEYEGSSMEGSGDLPVIAALASLIEELCIARHGRAVLSPRRLMHTMSSYIPNFNLTSQQDAEEALSRLLSSLRAELSESYVHDHSSLADVTTLPNCRIVRQRMEGESEQERWQQSFLGPFNGILGSFLTCQSCSFQISLDFQLFHSLHLVPVLSIVGATMPGCSVEHCLKQFFVAEQLENYKCSHCWHIAAVKFVSAMDENEAIVEKLKLCNEEDSCDCKELPCLARLPWSNSFSRTFKQLSIGRSPKVLCLHLQRASINVFGELVKLQGHISFPLILDLAPFVKNEVGTKNREGNLQIGKIKHQQQSFPLFNYLNLQDNNEMLNCITQSERTFSTEVEDTAALCVSNNCGVNAPKSISTLLDTGSYKETSLNQLPPHSGNQGEASSITLSKHHKYRLASVVQHFGRVGSGHYTVYRRATAKISEDDPAGLLGSIVDQWFCISDTDVHSVSEKDVLDAEATLLFYEKISDC
- the LOC107827692 gene encoding ubiquitin carboxyl-terminal hydrolase 27 isoform X3 — encoded protein: MKIHGNIDSYSLVDKFKHGFKSHWVSAHGVQVSVAATLLSIAGFIFAIKDVKLRNFMVSEKHSSKSYYWTIPGLQNLGNNCFLNVVLQALASCKSFNKFLEHVVEEYEGSSMEGSGDLPVIAALASLIEELCIARHGRAVLSPRRLMHTMSSYIPNFNLTSQQISLDFQLFHSLHLVPVLSIVGATMPGCSVEHCLKQFFVAEQLENYKCSHCWHIAAVKFVSAMDENEAIVEKLKLCNEEDSCDCKELPCLARLPWSNSFSRTFKQLSIGRSPKVLCLHLQRASINVFGELVKLQGHISFPLILDLAPFVKNEVGTKNREGNLQIGKIKHQQQSFPLFNYLNLQDNNEMLNCITQSERTFSTEVEDTAALCVSNNCGVNAPKSISTLLDTGSYKETSLNQLPPHSGNQGEASSITLSKHHKYRLASVVQHFGRVGSGHYTVYRRATAKISEDDPAGLLGSIVDQWFCISDTDVHSVSEKDVLDAEATLLFYEKISDC
- the LOC107827692 gene encoding uncharacterized protein LOC107827692 isoform X1; translated protein: MSSMKFEIDRFNGRNNFNIWKIQMMALLRREGSIHAIDGKYPTDISAPDKEKIEGDALSAIQLSLAPNVLCEVSTGTEETAKQLWEKLEGLYQDRSVTTRMLLQRRLHTFKMGSGTSLQDHLDAFNKLVMDLQIAGIKREEKTLVCALLFSLTSGYRDIENSMMYSKEPVKLEQVRQALNSSDVRRHIEGDRDDQASGLFVRGRTSQQGKTKSKHRSKSRVNKKNTECWGCGKKGHFERDCPMSKSKEKASASTVEQISLDFQLFHSLHLVPVLSIVGATMPGCSVEHCLKQFFVAEQLENYKCSHCWHIAAVKFVSAMDENEAIVEKLKLCNEEDSCDCKELPCLARLPWSNSFSRTFKQLSIGRSPKVLCLHLQRASINVFGELVKLQGHISFPLILDLAPFVKNEVGTKNREGNLQIGKIKHQQQSFPLFNYLNLQDNNEMLNCITQSERTFSTEVEDTAALCVSNNCGVNAPKSISTLLDTGSYKETSLNQLPPHSGNQGEASSITLSKHHKYRLASVVQHFGRVGSGHYTVYRRATAKISEDDPAGLLGSIVDQWFCISDTDVHSVSEKDVLDAEATLLFYEKISDC